One stretch of Miscanthus floridulus cultivar M001 chromosome 18, ASM1932011v1, whole genome shotgun sequence DNA includes these proteins:
- the LOC136524410 gene encoding uncharacterized protein, with the protein MGMWWKHHRTTFPPNAQITWWEFTEAFHGTYIPPGLTKMKFGEFLALTQGTKTVTQYLHAFNNLSRYAFDMVNTDAKKIASFKRGLNPKMMKHVGTNTRMGFNDFVSDCLKQEKNNNVYATSKTRKRAFESGLSQPRAPMANRSTYCSPAPGARFRPPQCRNQNAQQP; encoded by the coding sequence atgggaatgtggtggaagcaccaccgcaccacttttccaCCTAATGCCCAAATTACTTGGTGGGAATTCACTGAAGCTTTTCATGGAACATACATTCCCCCTGGGTTGacaaaaatgaagtttggagagtTTCTCGCCCTAACTCAAGGTACCAAGACTGTGACCCAGTAcctacatgcattcaacaatctgAGTCGCTATGCctttgacatggtgaataccgatgccaaaaagattgctagttttaagagaggtctgaatcccaagatgatgaagcacgtgggtacgAACACAAGGAtgggtttcaatgactttgttagtgactgcttaaagcaagagaagaacaacaatgtgtatgctacttccaagactcgcaagagagcttTTGAGTCGGGTCTGTCCCagccaagggccccgatggcaaaCCGTTCTACATATTGTTCGCCTGCCCCTGGTGCGAGGTTCAGGCCACCCCAATGtaggaatcagaatgcccagcaaccttAG